A single Lolium perenne isolate Kyuss_39 chromosome 6, Kyuss_2.0, whole genome shotgun sequence DNA region contains:
- the LOC139832432 gene encoding uncharacterized protein — translation MSLYPDAILSHICSTRSDHLPLVLDCEKPAQSTRINKPMRYEKMWERDPSLTKAISDAWMSCPPSSSHSPLQTLANKISITGNHLKEWSFNIFGSVSKEIRNKRKKLEKLWNKMKSEERDREVHKISTELDELLQREEVMWKQRSRITWLREGDRNTNFFHRKANWRQSKNTIKRIKGLNGNWADDPDEIKNMATAFFKNLYSKDMEVEPDELLQQVHETITEDMNSYLCSDFTDREISDALFQIGPLKAPGPDGMPGRFFQRNWSLMKEEVIAAVKEFFNTATLPIGINDTIIVLIPKGPNPESLSDFRPISLCNVIYKVISKCMVNRLRPMLDELISESQSAFIPGRMISDNAAVAFECFHKIQKSKNPRNTHCAYKLDLSKAYDRVDWNFLEKMLQKLGFCTKWTNWIMACVRSVRFSVRINGHTLEPFTPTCGLRQGDPLSPYLFLFVGEALTSILKKNCRDGCITPIKVARGAPGVSNLLFADDSLLFFKATAEEARAVDSCLKLFQRGTGQRLSPNKCSILFTDVCLEATQAVIKGILCVSTATFEEKYLGFPTPEGRMKDGSFQPIMARFGKRLTSWDERLMSHAAKDTLIKSVAQALPSHIMSIFKLSIGFCEQYERLIREFWWGDDKNQRRVHWTTWDNLTKPKHNGGMGFRDMHLFNQAILARFAWRLLQKPDCLCARVLKAKYFPHGNLLDTVFATDPSPVWRGIEFGIELLKQGIIKRIGDGRSTQFVRDQWLPRESGMKISALRKNTRKRWVNQLIHEETNTWNTDILRELFYDHDVQTITSIELPNSPQPDRFAWHLEKNGLFTVRSAYRLAFNLKHQHRDNATSSSSTVGNRPIWKAIWSAKVQPKIRVFGWRVATDTLPTKNNKCRRTLEINDRCSICGSSTENAHHATVLCTKAVALRHEMRKKWKIPSEKLFRFTGEDWLQLLLGQLDDITAARVLLILWRSWHLRNDIIHHKGKETIERSVAFLMAYDRSGAQSQREAENSDTNATTVHPTSTAADALHAVRPDNHGWSPPPSGWVKLNTDASFIGRTKPGGAGAVVRDSNGRVLLAACTPLPRCADAEDAEAKAALLGVKLIQGMGYERVILELDCLAVSKALRSAGTDRSRQWAIYDEAKRLLTNLQEYNIQNVKRECNGVADALASLARSAGSCIWTGLLPDPIEYIVIKETPVNPSTSII, via the coding sequence ATGTCTCTGTACCCAGATGCCATCCTATCCCACATCTGCTCCACCAGATCTGACCATTTGCCTCTGGTGTTGGACTGTGAGAAGCCGGCGCAATCGACCAGGATAAATAAACCAATGCGGTATGAGAAGATGTGGGAGAGAGACCCGTCCTTGACGAAGGCTATCTCTGATGCCTGGATGAGCTGCCCTCCTAGCTCTTCTCACTCCCCTCTCCAGACACTTGCTAACAAGATCTCTATCACAGGAAACCATCTCAAAGAGTGGAGTTTTAATATTTTTGGCAGTGTCAGTAAAGAGATTAGAAACAAAAGAAAGAAGCTGGAAAAACTTTGGAATAAAATGAAATCAGAAGAGCGAGACAGAGAAGTGCACAAGATTTCCACTGAACTTGACGAGCTTTTACAAAGGGAAGAAGTCATGTGGAAACAACGATCTCGGATAACCTGGCTTAGAGAGGGAGATAGAAATACCAACTTCTTCCACCGCAAAGCAAATTGGAGGCAATCAAAGAACACTATCAAGAGAATCAAAGGACTCAATGGGAACTGGGCTGATGACCCAGACGAAATCAAGAACATGGCCACTGCTTTCTTTAAAAACCTGTACTCAAAGGATATGGAGGTCGAGCCAGACGAGCTGCTCCAGCAGGTCCATGAAACCATTACTGAAGACATGAATAGCTATCTCTGCTCCGATTTCACTGATAGAGAGATAAGTGACGCTCTTTTCCAGATTGGGCCccttaaagcccctggacctgatGGCATGCCTGGGCGTTTCTTTCAAAGAAATTGGTCCCTTATGAAGGAAGAGGTAATTGCGGCTGTCAAAGAGTTCTTCAATACGGCCACCTTGCCAATTGGTATAAATGATACTATCATCGTGTTGATTCCCAAGGGCCCAAACCCAGAATCACTCTCTGACTTCAGACCCATTAGCTTGTGTAACGTTATCTACAAAGTGATCTCCAAATGCATGGTAAACAGACTGAGGCCTATGCTAGATGAGCTCATTTCTGAATCTCAAAGTGCCTTCATCCCGGGGAGGATGATCTCGGATAATGCGGCTGTTGCTTTTGAGTGTTTCCACAAGATTCAGAAAAGCAAAAATCCCAGAAATACGCACTGCGCGTACAAGCTCGACCTGTCTAAGGCATATGACCGAGTAGACTGGAATTTCCTTGAGAAAATGCTTCAGAAGCTCGGTTTCTGTACAAAATGGACAAATTGGATCATGGCCTGTGTTCGCTCGGTACGCTTTTCAGTCAGAATTAATGGCCACACTCTCGAGCCGTTCACCCCCACTTGTGGCCTACGCCAAGGAGACCCCTTAAGCCCTTACCTCTTCCTCttcgtgggagaggccctaactaGTATCCTCAAGAAGAACTGCAGAGACGGATGCATCACCCCCATCAAGGTTGCTCGTGGTGCACCCGGGGTATCCAACCTGTTATTCGCCGACGACAGCCTTCTCTTCTTCAAAGCTACTGCTGAGGAGGCTAGGGCCGTTGACAGCTGCCTGAAATTATTTCAGCGTGGCACGGGTCAACGACTGAGCCCTAACAAGTGTTCCATCTTGTTCACTGATGTTTGTCTAGAAGCGACTCAGGCTGTGATAAAAGGAATTCTCTGTGTGTCGACCGCCACTTTTGAGGAAAAGTACTTAGGTTTCCCAACCCCGGAAGGGAGAATGAAGGATGGAAGTTTCCAACCCATCATGGCGAGATTTGGTAAGAGGCTCACAAGCTGGGATGAGAGACTTATGTCCCATGCTGCGAAAGATACTTTGATCAAATCCGTAGCTCAAGCCCTTCCCTCCCACATTATGAGCATCTTCAAGCTTTCCATTGGTTTCTGTGAGCAATATGAGAGATTGATTAGGGAGTTTTGGTGGGGCGACGACAAGAACCAGAGAAGGGTGCATTGGACAACCTGGGATAACCTGACAAAACCCAAACATAATGGTGGTATGGGTTTTAGAGATATGCACCTGTTCAATCAAGCCATTCTGGCTAGATTTGCCTGGAGACTGTTACAGAAACCAGACTGCCTCTGTGCCAGGGTGCTGAAGGCCAAATACTTCCCCCATGGGAACCTGCTTGATACGGTGTTTGCCACTGATCCTTCACCAGTCTGGAGAGGCATTGAGTTTGGCATAGAACTGCTCAAACAAGGCATCATCAAACGAATCGGAGACGGCAGATCCACCCAATTCGTGCGTGATCAATGGCTCCCCAGAGAAAGTGGGATGAAAATCTCGGCACTGAGAAAGAACACAAGGAAAAGATGGGTGAACCAGCTCATTCATGAAGAGACTAACACATGGAACACTGATATTCTTCGAGAGCTGTTCTATGATCATGATGTACAAACGATCACGAGCATCGAGCTCCCCAACTCTCCGCAACCTGACAGATTCGCGTGGCACCTCGAAAAGAACGGCCTGTTCACGGTACGTAGTGCCTATAGGCTGGCGTTTAACCTGAAGCACCAGCATAGAGACAATGCCACCAGCAGCTCTAGCACTGTCGGCAACAGACCCATTTGGAAGGCCATCTGGTCAGCCAAAGTTCAACCAAAAATCAGGGTTTTCGGATGGCGAGTGGCTACAGACACTCTTCCAACAAAAAATAACAAATGCAGAAGGACTTTGGAAATCAATGATCGCTGTTCAATCTGCGGCAGCAGTACTGAGAATGCTCACCATGCAACTGTCCTCTGCACTAAAGCTGTAGCTCTCAGGCATGAAATGAGAAAGAAGTGGAAGATCCCAAGCGAAAAGTTGTTCAGGTTCACAGGCGAGGACTGGCTACAACTTTTGCTCGGCCAGCTTGACGACATCACTGCTGCTAGGGTGCTTCTAATCCTCTGGCGCTCCTGGCATCTTAGGAACGATATCATCCACCATAAGGGCAAAGAAACGATTGAAAGATCAGTCGCCTTTCTGATGGCCTACGACCGTTCTGGTGCCCAAAGCCAGCGGGAGGCGGAGAACAGTGATACAAACGCTACCACCGTTCATCCTACATCCACGGCCGCGGATGCTCTCCACGCCGTAAGGCCTGATAACCATGGCTGGTCCCCTCCCCCGTCCGGTTGGGTTAAGCTAAACACGGACGCCTCATTCATTGGTCGCACAAAACCTGGAGGCGCTGGTGCGGTGGTGAGAGACAGTAATGGAAGGGTTTTGTTGGCTGCATGTACTCCGTTACCTAGATGTGCCGATGCGGAAGACGCTGAAGCAAAAGCGGCTCTTTTGGGAGTCAAACTCATCCAAGGAATGGGCTATGAGAGGGTTATCCTGGAACTGGACTGTCTGGCCGTGTCCAAAGCCCTACGCAGCGCTGGGACTGACAGATCTCGCCAATGGGCGATCTACGACGAAGCAAAGAGGCTACTGACGAACCTGCAAGAATACAATATCCAGAATGTCAAAAGAGAATGCAATGGGGTTGCAGATGCTCTAGCAAGCCTTGCAAGGTCTGCTGGGAGTTGCATCTGGACGGGTCTTTTACCTGATCCTATAGAATATATTGTAATCAAGGAAACCCCTGTAAACCCCTCCACCTCAATTATATAA
- the LOC127307722 gene encoding cytochrome P450 89A2, with the protein MELYPSSPLLIALLLALAASVLFLLLHGRHGGQKNALPPGPPALLFVARFLALRRSVFHLGPLLRDLHARYGPVVSVRLARTLVFVSDRRIAHRVLVQGGSTFADRPPLGEPGLLFTTGGRDISTSPYGAYWRMVRRNLASEALHPARVALYAPARRRVQDSLVRDLLRGRDGGVAVRPAFQRAMFELLVHMSLGARLAPETQDEVQELQLRILRSITSFPIFSFFPALTKRLFRRRWEGYVAVRRRQDEIFLPLIRARRERDSRDGADPPCYADSLLALRVAEEGGRPLTDGEAVSLCSEFLNGGTDTAVTSLEWILAELVNRPDIQAKVYEEVKARPELEDPQATPYLKAVVLEGLRLHPPAHFLLPHSVQSDGAEVGGHAVPKGAEVNFLVADFGRNEAAWTAAREFRPERFLEGGEGHGVDLTGSREIKMMPFGAGRRMCPGYTLGLLHVEYFVGSLVRELEWLPPADEEEVDMTEELDFTTVMKHPLRARLVPRTR; encoded by the coding sequence ATGGAGCTCTACCCATCCTCTCCCCTGCTCATCGCCCTCTTGCTCGCTCTGGCTGCCTCAGTCCTGTTCTTGCTGCTGCACGGCCGTCACGGTGGCCAGAAGAACGCGCTCCCGCCCGGCCCGCCGGCGCTGCTCTTCGTGGCCCGGTTCCTGGCGCTCCGGCGATCCGTCTTCCACCTCGGCCCGCTCCTCCGCGACCTGCACGCGCGCTACGGGCCCGTCGTCTCCGTCCGCCTCGCCCGCACGCTCGTCTTCGTCTCCGACCGCCGCATAGCGCACCGCGTGCTCGTCCAGGGCGGCTCCACGTTCGCCGACCGCCCGCCGCTGGGCGAGCCCGGGCTGCTCTTCACCACCGGCGGCCGCGACATCAGCACCTCGCCCTACGGCGCCTACTGGCGCATGGTCCGCCGCAACCTCGCCTCCGAGGCCCTGCACCCGGCCCGCGTCGCGCTCTACGCACCGGCGAGGCGGCGCGTTCAAGACTCCCTCGTCCGTGACCTCCTCCGCGGGCGCGACGGCGGCGTCGCCGTGAGGCCGGCCTTCCAGCGCGCCATGTTCGAGCTGCTCGTGCACATGAGCCTCGGCGCGAGGCTCgccccggagacgcaggacgagGTCCAGGAGCTGCAGCTGCGGATCCTCCGCTCCATCACCAGCTTCCCCATCTTCTCCTTCTTCCCGGCGCTCACCAAGAGGCTCTTCCGGCGGCGGTGGGAGGGGTACGTGGCCGTGCGCCGGAGGCAGGACGAGATCTTCCTCCCGCTGATCCGCGCCAGGCGAGAGCGAGACAGTCGAGACGGCGCTGACCCTCCGTGCTACGCCGACTCCCTCTTGGCGCTGCGCGTGGCCGAGGAAGGCGGCCGCCCGCTCACGGACGGCGAGGCGGTCAGCCTCTGCTCCGAGTTCCTGAACGGCGGCACCGACACGGCGGTCACCTCGCTAGAGTGGATCTTGGCGGAGCTGGTGAACCGCCCCGACATACAGGCCAAGGTGTACGAGGAGGTGAAAGCAAGGCCGGAGCTGGAGGACCCGCAGGCGACGCCGTACCTGAAGGCCGTGGTGCTGGAGGGGCTCCGTCTGCACCCGCCGGCGCACTTCCTCCTCCCGCACAGCGTGCAGAGCGACGGCGCCGAGGTGGGCGGCCACGCGGTGCCCAAGGGCGCGGAGGTGAACTTCCTGGTGGCCGACTTCGGGCGCAACGAGGCGGCGTGGACGGCGGCGAGGGAGTTCCGGCCGGAGCGGTTCTTGGAAGGGGGCGAGGGGCACGGCGTGGACCTGACGGGGAGCAGGGAGATCAAGATGATGCCCTTCGGCGCCGGACGCAGGATGTGCCCCGGCTACACGCTCGGCCTGCTGCACGTGGAGTACTTCGTGGGCAGCCTCGTGAGGGAGCTGGAGTGGCTGCCGCCGGCGGACGAGGAGGAGGTGGACATGACCGAGGAGCTGGATTTCACCACCGTCATGAAACATCCGCTCCGTGCTCGCCTTGTCCCGAGGACTAGATGA